In Pelecanus crispus isolate bPelCri1 chromosome Z, bPelCri1.pri, whole genome shotgun sequence, the following are encoded in one genomic region:
- the DNAJB5 gene encoding dnaJ homolog subfamily B member 5 isoform X1: MFKIKLEPLKMTAWTLNVFVKFRNKYSAPGSVAVMGKDYYKILGIQSGANEDEIKKAYRKMALKYHPDKNKDPNAEEKFKEIAEAYDVLSDPKKRAVYDQYGEEGLKTGGGSSGGSGNTFHYTFHGDPHATFASFFGGSNPFDIFFASSRSRMFNGFEQEDMDFDDDDDPFSAFGRFGFNGINGVHRRHQESLHTRRKVQDPPVIHELKVSLEEIYHGSTKRMKITRRRLNADGRTMRTEDKILNIVIKRGWKEGTKITFPKEGDATPDNIPADIVFILKDKPHSHFKRDGTNVVYTANISLKEALCGCTVNIPTIDGRVIPLPCNDIIKPGTVKRLRGEGLPFPKAPSQRGDLIVEFKIRFPDRIAPQTRQILKQHLPCS, translated from the exons gAATAAGTACTCAGCTCCCGGCAGCGTCGCCGTCATGGGGAAGGACTATTACAAGATTTTGGGCATCCAGTCCGGCGCCAACGAGGATGAAATCAAGAAAGCTTATCGGAAAATGGCCCTGAAGTATCACCCTGATAAGAATAAAGACCCCAATGCTGAGGAGAAGTTCAAGGAGATCGCGGAGGCTTATGACGTCCTGAGTGACCCCAAGAAACGAGCTGTTTACGACCAGTATGGGGAGGAAG GTCTCAAAACCGGAGGTGGCTCTTCAGGTGGCTCAGGGAACACTTTCCACTACACCTTCCACGGAGACCCCCACGCCACCTTCGCGTCCTTCTTTGGAGGCTCCAACCCTTTCGACATCTTCTTCGCTAGCAGCCGCTCCCGGATGTTCAATGGCTTTGAGCAGGAAGACATGGATTTCGATGACGATGATGATCCTTTCAGTGCCTTCGGCCGGTTTGGCTTCAACGGCATTAACGGGGTTCACCGGCGGCACCAAGAGTCCCTGCATACACGGAGGAAGGTCCAAGACCCACCCGTCATCCATGAGCTCAAGGTGTCCCTGGAAGAGATCTACCACGGCTCCACCAAGAGGATGAAGATCACCCGCAGAAGGCTCAACGCTGATGGCCGGACCATGCGGACTGAGGACAAGATCCTAAACATTGTCATCAAACGGGGTTGGAAGGAGGGAACCAAAATCACGTTCCCCAAAGAAGGGGACGCCACGCCAGACAACATCCCTGCCGACATCGTCTTCATCCTCAAGGACAAGCCTCACTCGCACTTCAAGAGGGATGGGACGAACGTGGTCTACACGGCAAACATCAGTCTTAAAGAG GCCTTGTGTGGCTGCACCGTGAACATTCCCACCATCGACGGGCGGGTGATCCCGCTGCCCTGCAACGATATCATCAAGCCGGGGACCGTGAAGAGACTGCGCGGGGAGGGGCTGCCCTTCCCCAAGGCCCCCAGCCAGCGAGGAGACTTGATCGTGGAATTCAAAATCCGCTTCCCGGACAGAATAGCTCCGCAGACGAGACAGATCCTCAAGCAGCACCTCCCGTGCTCCTAG
- the DNAJB5 gene encoding dnaJ homolog subfamily B member 5 isoform X2 has product MGKDYYKILGIQSGANEDEIKKAYRKMALKYHPDKNKDPNAEEKFKEIAEAYDVLSDPKKRAVYDQYGEEGLKTGGGSSGGSGNTFHYTFHGDPHATFASFFGGSNPFDIFFASSRSRMFNGFEQEDMDFDDDDDPFSAFGRFGFNGINGVHRRHQESLHTRRKVQDPPVIHELKVSLEEIYHGSTKRMKITRRRLNADGRTMRTEDKILNIVIKRGWKEGTKITFPKEGDATPDNIPADIVFILKDKPHSHFKRDGTNVVYTANISLKEALCGCTVNIPTIDGRVIPLPCNDIIKPGTVKRLRGEGLPFPKAPSQRGDLIVEFKIRFPDRIAPQTRQILKQHLPCS; this is encoded by the exons ATGGGGAAGGACTATTACAAGATTTTGGGCATCCAGTCCGGCGCCAACGAGGATGAAATCAAGAAAGCTTATCGGAAAATGGCCCTGAAGTATCACCCTGATAAGAATAAAGACCCCAATGCTGAGGAGAAGTTCAAGGAGATCGCGGAGGCTTATGACGTCCTGAGTGACCCCAAGAAACGAGCTGTTTACGACCAGTATGGGGAGGAAG GTCTCAAAACCGGAGGTGGCTCTTCAGGTGGCTCAGGGAACACTTTCCACTACACCTTCCACGGAGACCCCCACGCCACCTTCGCGTCCTTCTTTGGAGGCTCCAACCCTTTCGACATCTTCTTCGCTAGCAGCCGCTCCCGGATGTTCAATGGCTTTGAGCAGGAAGACATGGATTTCGATGACGATGATGATCCTTTCAGTGCCTTCGGCCGGTTTGGCTTCAACGGCATTAACGGGGTTCACCGGCGGCACCAAGAGTCCCTGCATACACGGAGGAAGGTCCAAGACCCACCCGTCATCCATGAGCTCAAGGTGTCCCTGGAAGAGATCTACCACGGCTCCACCAAGAGGATGAAGATCACCCGCAGAAGGCTCAACGCTGATGGCCGGACCATGCGGACTGAGGACAAGATCCTAAACATTGTCATCAAACGGGGTTGGAAGGAGGGAACCAAAATCACGTTCCCCAAAGAAGGGGACGCCACGCCAGACAACATCCCTGCCGACATCGTCTTCATCCTCAAGGACAAGCCTCACTCGCACTTCAAGAGGGATGGGACGAACGTGGTCTACACGGCAAACATCAGTCTTAAAGAG GCCTTGTGTGGCTGCACCGTGAACATTCCCACCATCGACGGGCGGGTGATCCCGCTGCCCTGCAACGATATCATCAAGCCGGGGACCGTGAAGAGACTGCGCGGGGAGGGGCTGCCCTTCCCCAAGGCCCCCAGCCAGCGAGGAGACTTGATCGTGGAATTCAAAATCCGCTTCCCGGACAGAATAGCTCCGCAGACGAGACAGATCCTCAAGCAGCACCTCCCGTGCTCCTAG